CCGACGCTCTAGCATTCGGTCGAGCCGATTCAAGCATTATCGATTTCCGAACTGTACGTTCCTCATAACCTTGTTTGCCTCATCATGCCTTATCAGATTTCTGCGACAAAACTTCAGGCGTATAGTCGCTGTCCCTATGCGTACTATTTGCGGTACGAGCGGCGGCTTACGAGCAATGATTTCTTCGGTTCAGCAGCGTTGGGAACGGCACTGCATCAAGCGTTGGCAATGGTTCATCGGGACTGGCACTACCACGATTCTGTCCCCGATTTAGCCTGGGTGCATCGCTGCTGGGAAGAGCATTCAACCGGCTTGACTCCGAGCCAAGTTGAAGATGGTCGATCGATTCTTGAGCGTTATTACGAGAAGTTCATTTTGAATGCTCCGTCGTTACGCCAACCGTTAGCAGTTGAAGGAAGAATTCAGGCGTTTTTGCGCGTCGAAAGCCTCGAATTCTGTATTACGGGAAGATACGATCGGATCGACTATCTCAATGATGGGTTAGAGCTAATCGATTACAAGTCGAGCCGCGATCTGAAGGTTCCAGAGTCTGATGAGATGGATTTGCAGATCGGATTGTATTACCTGGCGTTGGAGCAGACTTATCAACAAAGTTTGAAGTATCTC
This genomic window from Cyanobacteria bacterium FACHB-DQ100 contains:
- a CDS encoding PD-(D/E)XK nuclease family protein is translated as MPYQISATKLQAYSRCPYAYYLRYERRLTSNDFFGSAALGTALHQALAMVHRDWHYHDSVPDLAWVHRCWEEHSTGLTPSQVEDGRSILERYYEKFILNAPSLRQPLAVEGRIQAFLRVESLEFCITGRYDRIDYLNDGLELIDYKSSRDLKVPESDEMDLQIGLYYLALEQTYQQSLKYLTLLFLRTGEKVRYRATRRHKKQVQAVISDLAVRLRHDETWEPIPGKQCDRCAYFRYCSAVNVNPAPLPTTVSATPELQLALGL